Proteins from a genomic interval of Thermoanaerobaculia bacterium:
- a CDS encoding helix-hairpin-helix domain-containing protein gives MRQIRKGMTLLAALAAIVLLAPLSAGARTKAEGAAKSPAAGRVDINSASQAELEALPGVGAATAKKIIAGRPYSSVAELSRAGVSAKTVQKLSPLVTVGGAAALPRAASAEKPMKARAAAPAAPAGPVDLNTASQKELEALPGIGAATAKKIVAGRPYSSVADLSKAGVGAAAIRKLGPLVTVGGAATALPTRAGRATAPAAPSGAVDLNTASQKELEALPGIGAATAKKIVAGRP, from the coding sequence ATGAGACAGATCCGGAAGGGCATGACCCTCCTCGCGGCGCTGGCGGCGATCGTGCTGCTCGCGCCGCTTTCCGCCGGGGCGCGGACGAAGGCGGAGGGAGCGGCGAAATCGCCGGCGGCCGGCCGCGTGGACATCAACTCGGCGTCGCAGGCCGAGCTCGAGGCGCTTCCCGGCGTGGGCGCGGCGACGGCGAAGAAGATCATCGCCGGGCGCCCCTATTCGTCCGTGGCGGAGCTGTCCCGCGCGGGTGTGTCCGCCAAGACCGTTCAGAAGCTGTCACCGCTCGTGACGGTGGGGGGCGCCGCGGCGCTTCCGAGGGCCGCTTCAGCGGAGAAGCCGATGAAGGCGAGGGCGGCGGCGCCGGCGGCGCCGGCGGGCCCCGTCGACCTGAACACCGCCTCGCAGAAGGAGCTCGAGGCGCTTCCCGGTATCGGCGCGGCGACGGCGAAGAAGATCGTTGCGGGCCGCCCCTATTCGTCGGTCGCGGACCTCTCGAAGGCGGGAGTGGGCGCGGCGGCGATCCGCAAGCTCGGCCCGCTGGTGACGGTCGGAGGCGCCGCCACGGCGCTTCCGACGAGGGCCGGCAGGGCGACGGCGCCCGCGGCTCCCTCGGGCGCGGTCGACTTGAACACCGCCTCGCAGAAGGAGCTCGAGGCGCTTCCCGGTATCGGCGCGGCGACGGCGAAGAAGATCGTTGCGGGCCGCCC
- the mscL gene encoding large conductance mechanosensitive channel protein MscL, translated as MIKDFKEFLLKQNAIALAIGVIIGAAIGKVVGAIADDIINPIIGLLLPAGDWRNAKIVLSRATDAAGKVTENSIAYGDLIGRLVDFVIIAFVVYMITKAFLPKPGQPTTKECPECKEIIPKDARRCKACAQPQPA; from the coding sequence ATGATCAAGGACTTCAAGGAATTCCTCCTCAAGCAGAACGCGATCGCGCTGGCGATCGGCGTCATCATCGGCGCCGCGATCGGCAAGGTGGTGGGCGCCATCGCGGACGACATCATCAATCCGATCATCGGCCTGCTCCTCCCCGCCGGCGACTGGCGCAACGCGAAGATCGTGCTTTCCCGCGCGACGGACGCCGCCGGAAAAGTCACCGAGAACTCGATCGCCTACGGCGACCTGATCGGCAGACTCGTCGATTTCGTGATCATCGCTTTCGTCGTCTACATGATCACGAAGGCCTTCCTGCCGAAGCCGGGACAGCCGACGACGAAAGAGTGTCCCGAGTGCAAGGAGATCATCCCGAAGGACGCCCGCCGCTGCAAGGCGTGCGCGCAGCCGCAACCCGCGTGA